CCTCAGTGCTTGAGGACCTCGGTCTGCGCCGTCTTCGTCCTGTCCGGCTTGGGAAGGTACGCCTAGGATTGCAATTGTTTTAGCCATAAATTCCACTCCTTAATCCACCGGGAAAACACTAACAACTTGTATTATACCACGCTTGAACGCTGGGTGTAAGCAGACCGCTCATATTTCGAGATGAAGAATAAGAAGATAATCTCTGTCAGCTCGCAGGCAAGCATTCCAAATACACCTACTAGGGCGGGGTTGGCGAGATTGAGCCGGGAGGCGGCAAATACCGCTCCTGTCAAGGTCAGCACATTAACAACCTTACCCCAGCTGACATACTTGGTTTTCCGCTCGTACATCAGCATTCCCCAGTAAAACTCGCGCACAATTACAAAAAACGGCAGGATCACTTTCCATCTAATCACACCCAGTGCCGGTTCAATAATCTCAGCCGGAGCTTGGATCCAGTGCTCCAGCAGAAACCTACCGAGACCGGTATAGCCCATCAGGGCAATGATTAAAGCAAAAAACGCCGCAACAGCCAGTCCAAAGCGTTGAACCTGGTGGCGGGTGCCGTTTGGAGTTCCCATAAAGCTGATGGGGATCTGGTGAAACGATCCGAGGGGACTGATGCAAATGCTGCCCAACCCCCAGCCAACCGCATAGGCTGATAAAGCTATTTCCGGAGTAACAGTCTGCCCCAAACCGGCATTGACAATTGGTGTACCCAACGAACGGATTAGACCCATAATGATCAATGGACCAATAAAACTGAGAATCGTTCGGTATGTTAAATCCGGCACCGGTTCTGGTTTGCTGAGCTGATTAAGCTCAAGGATCTTTGTTTTAGGTCTGCCGATTAGGATCCTTGTGCCGATTACATCAATACTCAGCTCCACTAAAAGGGCAGTCAGGAACATCAGCCCGGCCAGCGCACTGCCTGGAACAAAGGCAATGCGGTCAATCACCAGCACAAAGAGACTGACATAGATCATTCTGCCGATAGTTGACAGTGTAATTAGGCGCGGGGCCTTGAATTTAATCAGGATACCTTGAAAGTAGTTTCTGATTGCGGAAAAAATTGGGAAAAAGAAGAGAATCCGCAGAATGACTACTGCTGCTGCAAGAGTCTTGCCCGATAGGTTCATGGTCTTGGTCAGCACTTGGTAGGACAGGGGACTGTAGATGAAAACCGCAAAAGCTGCGGCTGTTGCGATGATCAGCCAGGTGCAGAAGCGGCGGACTTTGGCCATGCTGTCCTGATCAACTACTAGGGTAGAGTAGGTCTGCCTGAGCATGGAAATCGGGCTCTCGAACAGGTGCATCAGGCTTTTGGCAACTGCAAATGCCGATATATAAATTTCAGGTTCATCAAGACGTCCTAGTCCCGCGTTGAAAAGGGTGTGGGTGATAGTGACTAAGGTGGCGGTTAAGGCTAAAGGCGTGAAGAAAGCAAGCATCGGTTTAATTTTCATCAAGTCCTTTCCCGATAATCCACTAGCTATATTCTAGTTTGGCTGCTGCTTTCCTGTCTGCAGTGCTCCGCGATCCTTTGTGCCTGTGAGCACTTACCTTTTGTTGACAAGACTCTGATTATATAGGAAAATGTTGGCAAACCGCGAGGCCGAAAGGGGCGGACTGCATGGAGCTGAGACTAAAAATTCTAAAAATAATCATTACTATGGCGATGCTTGTGCAGGTTAGGATTGCAGGTGCCCAAAATTTGAACAGCACCGGTGATACGGTGTTTAACGAGGCTGCGTGGCAGCGGATTGAGCGTGAGCTCAAGGCCAGCAACGATCGCTTCCATAAAGCTGAGCTGATCGCCGGAATCGGTCATTGGGAGTTTCATCTTGACGAAGGCACGGTGCTGCTTTCAGACGGAGCGGCTCAAGTGCTGGGATTGGAAAAGAACGAATATACCCTTGATGAGATCGATGCTTTGGTACTGCCGGAATTTGCGGAACTGCGGCTGCAGGCCCGCGCAGCGCTGATCGAGGGCAAAGCTCCTTACGACATCCACTTTCAAATCCGGCGCTTATCTGATGGACAGCCCATCGACCTGCGTTCCACCGGTGAATATGATCCTGATACCAATATCGTCTTCGGTGTTTTCCACGATATTACTACTCAGGTGCAGGCGATCAGCGCCGTCGAGCGTTTGAGGAAAACGCAGGTGAACACGATGTTTGCCTTTTCAACCCTGCAGCTGGCAGCGATTATTGCTTTGATTTTAAACACCTTTAGGCGTATACAGGCTGAAAAAGAACTGAAGCAGAACTTGAACCGCATGGAAAGCTTAGTGAGAATATTACAGCACCCGGCTGAATCCATTCCAGAGCTTTTGAATTACGCTCTGCAGGAATCACTGACTTTAACTGAAAGCAGGGTTGGATACATCGGGATTTATGACGAAACCGGGAAGCAGACAGCGTTCAGCGCCTGCTCAGAGGACTTACGCAAGCTGTTGGAAGAGCGGGAACTGCCGCAGCTCATCCGCGAGCGGAAGCCAATTGTAGTAAATCGAAACGGAAGCGGAACCGGGATCAAGCGCTACATAGCTGTGCCCCTGATCAAGGATGGACGGCTGGCAGCAGTAATCGGTCTTGCTGACAAGTCCAGCAATTACAAAGAACTGGATGTGCTTCAGGCAGCGCTGCTGTTAAACGGAATCTGGGGCACTGTAGCGCGGATCCAGACCGAGATTGCAAACCGCAGTGAGAAGGAACGTTTCAAGACAACACTGCTGTCCTTGGACGAAGGTGTAATTGCTGCTGATCCAAATGGCTTTGTGCAGATTGTTAACCAGGCCGCCGAGCGGCTGATCGGCCGAAGTGCAGATCAAGTAATTGGCATGCCTTTCGATGCCATAATGGAGATCATTGATCAAGATACGAAAACGCGGTGCGAAAGCCCCCTGCGGCGGGTGCTGGAGACAGGCAGGGCTGTGGCTCTTCCCCGCGGCACCATTTTGATTTCCAATGACGGCACTCAGCGCCATGTTGCGGCTTCAGCGGCTCCGATTGTCGGAGAGCAGGGACAGGTGCAGGGTGTGGTAGCTGTTGTGCGGGATATTACCGAAGAAATGCTGCAGCAGGAAACGATCGAATACTTAAGCTACCATGATCAATTGACTGGGCTTCACAACCGCCATTACTTTGAACAGCAGCTTGTGAAGCTGGACTCAGCAGATAATCTGCCCCTTTCGATTCTGATTGCTGACCTGAACGGATTGAAGCTGGCGAATGATGCGTTTGGGCACCGCATGGGCGATAAAATGATCCAGAAAACAGCAGAGATCATTCTTGCCAACCGCCGTCCTGCCGATGTGGCTGCTCGCTGGGGTGGCGACGAGTTTGTGGTTCTGATGCCCCGAACAACCCAGCAGGAAGCAGAAGAATTTGCAGCGCGTTTGAGAGATGAGTTTACAAATACTGATATAAATTCGGTGCTCCTGTCGGTTTCGCTGGGCTGGGATACTAAAGAGCACCTCAATCAGGATTTTAAAGAGGTTTTTGATCAGGCGGAGCAGCGGATGTATCGAGCCAAACTGGTTGGCGGACCGAGTATTCACGGTGAAGCTCTGAAAACAATTATGGCTGCGCTGCATGAAAAAAACAGCCGGGAAGAGGAGCACTCGCTGCGAGTCAGTGAACTGTGCAAGTTGATCGGCACTGAGCTGGGATTGGCGGAACGGGAGATAGAGGAACTGGGTATAATTGGCATGTTTCACGACATCGGGAAGGTGTCAATTGATGAGCAGATTCTCAATAAACCAGGAAAGTTGACTGATCGGGAATACCGGGAAATTAAAAGGCATGCGGAAATCGGGTATCGCATTCTCAAACTTGTTAAGAACATGGAGGATATTGCTGAGTACGTGCTCGCCCATCATGAGCGCTGGGATGGAGGCGGCTATCCCCGGGGCCTGCAGGGTGAAGAAATACCACTTAAAGCCCGAATTGTCGCGATTGCTGATGCGTATGATGCCATGGTCAGCTACCGTCCCTACCGTAGTCAGTTGACCCCAGTCCAAGCAGCAGAAGAACTTATCCGCGGCGCCGGCACCCAGTTTGATCCAGATTTAGTGCAAGTGTTTGTTGATG
The nucleotide sequence above comes from Bacillota bacterium. Encoded proteins:
- a CDS encoding diguanylate cyclase, with the protein product MELRLKILKIIITMAMLVQVRIAGAQNLNSTGDTVFNEAAWQRIERELKASNDRFHKAELIAGIGHWEFHLDEGTVLLSDGAAQVLGLEKNEYTLDEIDALVLPEFAELRLQARAALIEGKAPYDIHFQIRRLSDGQPIDLRSTGEYDPDTNIVFGVFHDITTQVQAISAVERLRKTQVNTMFAFSTLQLAAIIALILNTFRRIQAEKELKQNLNRMESLVRILQHPAESIPELLNYALQESLTLTESRVGYIGIYDETGKQTAFSACSEDLRKLLEERELPQLIRERKPIVVNRNGSGTGIKRYIAVPLIKDGRLAAVIGLADKSSNYKELDVLQAALLLNGIWGTVARIQTEIANRSEKERFKTTLLSLDEGVIAADPNGFVQIVNQAAERLIGRSADQVIGMPFDAIMEIIDQDTKTRCESPLRRVLETGRAVALPRGTILISNDGTQRHVAASAAPIVGEQGQVQGVVAVVRDITEEMLQQETIEYLSYHDQLTGLHNRHYFEQQLVKLDSADNLPLSILIADLNGLKLANDAFGHRMGDKMIQKTAEIILANRRPADVAARWGGDEFVVLMPRTTQQEAEEFAARLRDEFTNTDINSVLLSVSLGWDTKEHLNQDFKEVFDQAEQRMYRAKLVGGPSIHGEALKTIMAALHEKNSREEEHSLRVSELCKLIGTELGLAEREIEELGIIGMFHDIGKVSIDEQILNKPGKLTDREYREIKRHAEIGYRILKLVKNMEDIAEYVLAHHERWDGGGYPRGLQGEEIPLKARIVAIADAYDAMVSYRPYRSQLTPVQAAEELIRGAGTQFDPDLVQVFVDAIGPHGDLKAN